Proteins from a single region of Noviherbaspirillum saxi:
- a CDS encoding SDR family NAD(P)-dependent oxidoreductase: protein MKRFEGQVAIVTGGASGIGAATCRRLIAEGASVIIADRNMALATSVAAELGEQAHAVEFDAGDVGSIRSLVHGTIERHGRLDVLHNNAAIGSPEVHARDTNAIDIDFDTWDLVMAVNLRAYLAACKYALPHMIERGQGAIVNSASAGGFSGDISRIAYNVSKTAIIGLTRQIAAQHGLQGIRCNAIAPGLVLTPAARAVAADVIEVMGRYILTQQFGEPDDIANLVCFLASNEARYINGQTYVIDGGMLSHIPANPDLADYAKTHGKGAH from the coding sequence ATGAAACGATTTGAAGGACAAGTAGCGATCGTCACCGGCGGTGCGTCGGGAATCGGCGCGGCAACCTGCCGCCGCCTGATCGCCGAAGGCGCAAGCGTCATCATCGCCGACCGTAACATGGCGCTGGCGACAAGCGTCGCCGCGGAACTGGGCGAGCAGGCCCATGCGGTGGAGTTCGACGCGGGCGACGTCGGCTCCATCAGGAGCCTGGTTCACGGCACCATCGAGCGCCATGGCCGGCTCGACGTCTTGCACAACAATGCCGCGATCGGCTCGCCGGAAGTGCACGCGCGCGACACCAATGCGATCGACATCGATTTCGATACCTGGGACCTGGTGATGGCGGTCAACCTGCGCGCCTACCTGGCTGCGTGCAAGTATGCATTGCCGCACATGATTGAGCGTGGGCAGGGCGCTATCGTGAATTCCGCATCCGCCGGCGGATTCTCCGGCGATATTTCGCGCATCGCCTACAACGTCTCGAAAACCGCCATTATCGGCCTGACCAGGCAAATTGCAGCGCAGCATGGCTTGCAGGGCATACGCTGCAATGCGATCGCGCCCGGTCTGGTGCTGACGCCGGCGGCGCGCGCCGTTGCGGCGGATGTGATCGAAGTCATGGGAAGGTACATTCTTACGCAACAGTTCGGTGAACCGGATGATATTGCCAACCTCGTATGTTTTCTTGCCTCCAACGAGGCGCGCTACATCAATGGCCAGACTTATGTGATCGACGGCGGCATGCTGTCGCATATTCCGGCGAATCCGGATCTGGCCGACTATGCGAAAACACACGGGAAGGGCGCACATTAA
- a CDS encoding enoyl-CoA hydratase/isomerase family protein — protein sequence MQDELVLTQRVDKHILVVILNRPEKRNAINIAASQALADIVQRAEQDDSVRVVVLTGAGGKCFSAGADLEDIAAGRGHEIAIGDAGMGGLMFVHRNKPWIAAVRGNALGGGMELALACDMIVAGQGAAFGLPEVRHGLIAAAGGVYRAVRSLPKALAIEMLTTGLPISAQRAHAHGMVNHVVGDDDVVACALRLADSIAANPPAAVGESLRIARCAADQDEDTLRTMMMDAATRLLGSDDTQESLRAFRAKQAPRSSLH from the coding sequence ATGCAAGACGAATTGGTCCTGACTCAGCGTGTCGACAAGCATATCCTTGTTGTCATCCTCAATCGTCCCGAAAAGCGCAATGCCATCAACATCGCGGCTTCGCAGGCATTGGCCGATATCGTGCAACGTGCCGAGCAGGACGATTCGGTTCGGGTCGTCGTGCTGACGGGGGCGGGAGGCAAGTGCTTTTCCGCCGGGGCGGATCTTGAAGACATTGCGGCTGGACGCGGGCATGAAATTGCGATTGGCGATGCCGGTATGGGTGGCCTGATGTTCGTGCACCGCAACAAGCCCTGGATTGCTGCAGTGCGCGGCAACGCCCTTGGCGGAGGCATGGAACTCGCACTGGCCTGTGACATGATTGTCGCCGGTCAGGGCGCAGCATTTGGTTTGCCCGAAGTCAGGCATGGGTTGATCGCCGCCGCGGGCGGCGTGTACCGCGCCGTGCGCAGTCTGCCCAAGGCGCTTGCCATCGAAATGCTGACCACGGGCCTGCCGATCTCGGCGCAGCGCGCGCATGCGCACGGCATGGTCAACCATGTCGTGGGCGACGATGATGTGGTTGCGTGCGCGCTCAGGCTGGCCGATAGCATCGCTGCAAATCCGCCTGCAGCGGTCGGCGAAAGCCTGCGTATCGCGCGTTGCGCCGCTGACCAGGATGAAGATACCTTGCGCACGATGATGATGGATGCCGCAACACGTCTGCTGGGTTCCGATGATACGCAGGAGTCGCTGCGCGCATTCCGCGCAAAGCAGGCTCCGCGTTCGAGCTTGCACTGA
- a CDS encoding SDR family NAD(P)-dependent oxidoreductase, which yields MQGRYAGKVVLVTGAGRGMGKAIADAFASEGATVVISARTLSYGEAAVQQIRERGGKASLVNGDISDRAAVKAMFDDAVQAHGQLDVVVHCAADNAHGRVTEMEDEAYDYLIKSNIHSLFWIAKDAAPHLSRAEGKGRLIYISSGSANRTFIPGLIPYAATKAYMNAFARGLAVEFGPLNILVNVIEPGMIASDRMKGELNDAQASAISANFPVPRPGESEEIAAAVLFMASKEASYITGSSLLVDGGASMVPLVGLSNVMSKG from the coding sequence ATGCAAGGTCGATATGCCGGCAAAGTTGTGCTGGTTACCGGTGCGGGACGTGGAATGGGTAAGGCGATTGCCGACGCTTTTGCGTCTGAAGGGGCCACTGTCGTCATTTCCGCCAGAACGCTAAGTTATGGTGAAGCCGCAGTGCAGCAAATCCGCGAGCGCGGCGGCAAGGCGAGTCTGGTCAACGGCGATATATCCGACCGCGCCGCAGTCAAGGCAATGTTCGACGATGCGGTCCAGGCGCACGGGCAACTCGATGTGGTCGTCCATTGCGCGGCCGACAATGCACATGGCCGCGTGACGGAGATGGAAGATGAAGCTTATGACTATTTGATCAAGAGCAATATCCACTCGCTGTTCTGGATCGCTAAAGATGCAGCACCGCATCTTTCCCGCGCCGAGGGCAAAGGTCGTCTGATCTACATTTCCTCCGGATCGGCCAACCGCACCTTTATTCCCGGACTGATTCCGTATGCAGCTACCAAGGCATATATGAATGCCTTTGCACGCGGTCTCGCGGTGGAGTTCGGACCGCTCAATATCCTGGTCAATGTCATCGAGCCGGGCATGATCGCCTCCGATCGCATGAAGGGGGAGTTGAATGATGCCCAGGCGAGCGCGATCTCGGCTAATTTCCCGGTGCCGCGTCCCGGCGAATCGGAAGAGATTGCCGCAGCCGTGCTGTTCATGGCTTCCAAGGAAGCGTCCTATATCACAGGGTCGTCGCTGCTGGTCGACGGCGGCGCCAGCATGGTGCCGCTGGTAGGCTTGTCGAACGTAATGTCCAAGGGATGA
- a CDS encoding FAD-dependent oxidoreductase gives MPQSTYPNLFSQFQIGKLALRNRVVMAPMSTNLSAPDGSVTPAQVAFYRARAEGGTGMIIVEFCCVDAATGRSEHRQLSLEKPTHLDGHQRLVEAIKSAGAAACLQLQHGGQGAKRELVTGGVAVAPSDVPSRKDPSKLSARALTEAEIEYLIECFGRTAELGVKAGYDAFELHGAHGYLLTSFISPMTNHRTDAWGGDEDRRLNFSRRVIQRVKQAIGDRPLIYRFSADEFHPKGLSIDDMERIAPKLVAFGADALHVSIGTGWTSFDKVVEPMSMPEGWRLPYARRIRKVVDVPVIGVGQIRWPATAERAVASGDADLIALGRTLLADPEWANKAQRGDDAGIRPCTSCNYCVTISSGEHGYIGCAENPRTGHELDAIPDAGRLRGSRAVIIGGGPGGMAAALMLDQAGFKPELYETRATLGGGLIASAAPPFKEKLTWYQHYLESRLAKSSVKVMLNTRADMDSLAGEKPSIVVMAVGGRANRLPIEGIDVPIVHDAYEVLMGDSSWLPPVSDTPVVVYGGGETGCETAEFLSERGYPVILVSRSPAGQLARAAEVVYRSVLRKRLAENRLIRIVDSTSIVAIEENGAVHLQHNDGSRSIVKASRVLVAQGRSPDTRMTQALLDAGIPVVAIGDARTGGRIGDAVHQAYAAVNAICATQAPVKQLAC, from the coding sequence ATGCCACAATCCACTTATCCCAATCTGTTCAGCCAATTTCAAATTGGCAAGCTGGCATTACGCAATCGCGTCGTCATGGCGCCGATGTCGACCAACCTAAGCGCCCCCGATGGCTCGGTAACGCCGGCGCAAGTCGCCTTTTATCGCGCCCGCGCCGAGGGCGGCACCGGTATGATCATTGTCGAATTCTGCTGCGTCGACGCCGCGACCGGCCGCTCGGAACACCGCCAGCTGAGCCTGGAAAAACCCACCCACCTCGACGGCCACCAGCGGCTGGTGGAAGCCATTAAGAGCGCGGGCGCCGCCGCCTGTCTGCAACTGCAGCATGGCGGACAGGGGGCGAAGCGCGAACTGGTCACAGGTGGCGTAGCGGTCGCGCCGAGCGATGTCCCGTCACGCAAGGATCCGTCCAAGCTAAGCGCGCGCGCACTCACCGAAGCCGAAATCGAATACCTGATCGAGTGCTTCGGCCGCACCGCGGAACTTGGCGTGAAGGCGGGATACGATGCCTTCGAATTGCACGGCGCCCATGGTTATTTGCTGACTTCCTTCATTTCGCCGATGACCAATCATCGTACCGATGCATGGGGCGGCGACGAAGACAGGCGACTCAATTTTTCGCGGCGCGTGATCCAGCGCGTCAAGCAGGCCATTGGCGACCGTCCGCTGATCTACCGCTTCTCGGCTGATGAATTTCATCCCAAGGGCTTGAGCATCGATGACATGGAACGCATCGCACCGAAGCTTGTAGCCTTTGGCGCCGATGCACTGCACGTCTCCATCGGCACCGGCTGGACCAGTTTCGACAAGGTGGTTGAACCCATGTCGATGCCGGAAGGCTGGCGACTGCCGTACGCACGGCGCATACGCAAGGTGGTCGACGTTCCGGTGATCGGCGTCGGCCAGATCCGCTGGCCGGCTACCGCCGAACGAGCGGTGGCATCCGGCGATGCCGACCTGATCGCACTCGGCCGCACATTGCTGGCCGATCCGGAATGGGCTAACAAGGCGCAGCGTGGCGACGATGCAGGCATACGCCCCTGCACTTCCTGCAACTACTGCGTGACGATCAGTTCCGGCGAACACGGCTACATCGGCTGCGCGGAAAACCCGCGCACCGGCCACGAACTGGACGCCATTCCGGACGCCGGGCGGCTGCGCGGATCGCGCGCAGTAATTATCGGCGGCGGTCCGGGCGGCATGGCAGCTGCGCTTATGCTGGACCAGGCCGGATTCAAACCGGAACTGTACGAGACGCGGGCCACACTTGGCGGCGGCCTCATCGCTTCAGCCGCCCCGCCATTCAAGGAAAAGCTGACCTGGTACCAGCACTATCTCGAAAGCCGGCTCGCCAAGAGCAGCGTCAAGGTAATGCTCAATACCCGTGCCGACATGGATTCGCTGGCCGGAGAAAAACCGTCCATCGTCGTGATGGCCGTCGGCGGCCGCGCCAACCGCTTGCCGATCGAAGGCATCGACGTGCCGATCGTTCATGACGCTTATGAGGTGCTGATGGGCGACAGTTCCTGGCTCCCCCCCGTCAGCGACACGCCGGTTGTTGTTTACGGCGGCGGCGAAACCGGCTGCGAAACGGCCGAATTCCTGAGCGAGCGCGGCTACCCGGTCATTCTGGTGTCGCGTTCGCCGGCCGGTCAGCTTGCCCGCGCGGCAGAGGTCGTATACCGCAGCGTGTTGCGCAAGCGGCTTGCAGAAAACCGGCTCATCCGCATCGTCGACAGCACCAGCATAGTCGCCATCGAAGAAAACGGCGCCGTGCATCTGCAGCACAACGACGGCAGCCGATCCATCGTCAAGGCAAGCCGCGTGCTGGTGGCCCAGGGGCGCAGTCCCGACACGCGCATGACACAGGCCTTGCTCGACGCGGGCATACCGGTGGTTGCCATCGGCGATGCGCGCACCGGCGGACGCATCGGAGACGCGGTGCATCAGGCTTACGCCGCCGTCAATGCAATCTGCGCCACGCAGGCTCCCGTAAAACAACTCGCTTGCTGA
- a CDS encoding acyl-CoA dehydrogenase family protein codes for MNLKYGKEDEAFREEVRAFLRDKLPHDVARRTKTGMHPPNEDDRRWWNRVLFEKGWSAPLWPKEYGGPGWTHLQAHIFEYECRMAGAPELRWQGLRLIGPVLYTFGTPEQKARYLPAILKGDEMWAQGFSEPGAGSDLASLKTSAVLDGDHYVINGQKLWTTEGHYSEQGFFLVRTDNTGKSQRGISMIVFPMDTPGVTVRQIPMINGEGSTCEVFLDNVRVPRENLIGAVNAGWDQAKFLLSNERTSSAEIYKAFSDLARIRHIAEHELKNGRPIIQDPVFARKLAELEIDVNALEWSVLRVLCEAPSNYPIAANASVLKVRGSELQQRLTELAVEALGQRSLRMYRRDEAYAPPAVNPLWPDYTPGVATDLLYLRACTIFGGAKEVQKNIIAKLAFGL; via the coding sequence ATGAACCTGAAGTACGGTAAAGAGGATGAGGCGTTTCGCGAGGAGGTAAGAGCCTTCTTGCGCGACAAGCTGCCACATGACGTGGCTCGGCGTACGAAAACCGGGATGCATCCTCCCAACGAGGATGACCGGCGCTGGTGGAACCGGGTTCTGTTCGAGAAGGGCTGGTCGGCGCCGCTATGGCCCAAGGAGTATGGCGGTCCGGGCTGGACGCATCTGCAGGCGCATATCTTTGAATACGAATGCCGGATGGCTGGTGCGCCGGAACTGCGCTGGCAGGGTCTGCGCCTGATCGGACCGGTACTCTATACCTTCGGCACGCCGGAACAAAAAGCGCGCTACCTGCCTGCGATCCTGAAGGGCGACGAAATGTGGGCGCAAGGATTTTCCGAGCCCGGAGCCGGATCCGATCTCGCATCGCTGAAAACCAGTGCGGTGCTCGACGGCGATCACTACGTCATCAACGGGCAAAAATTGTGGACCACGGAAGGCCATTATTCCGAACAGGGATTCTTTCTGGTGCGAACCGACAATACAGGAAAGTCACAACGCGGTATTTCCATGATTGTGTTCCCGATGGATACGCCGGGTGTCACCGTACGCCAGATCCCGATGATCAACGGCGAAGGCTCGACCTGCGAGGTCTTTCTCGATAACGTCCGCGTTCCGCGTGAAAACCTGATTGGCGCAGTAAATGCCGGCTGGGATCAGGCCAAGTTTCTGCTCTCGAATGAACGCACATCGAGCGCGGAAATCTACAAGGCCTTCAGCGATCTCGCGCGCATCCGCCATATCGCCGAACACGAACTCAAGAATGGCAGGCCGATCATTCAGGATCCGGTATTCGCACGCAAGCTGGCGGAGCTGGAAATCGATGTCAATGCACTGGAGTGGTCGGTATTGCGCGTGCTGTGCGAGGCGCCGAGCAATTATCCGATCGCCGCCAACGCTTCCGTGCTGAAGGTGCGTGGATCGGAGCTGCAGCAGCGCCTGACCGAACTTGCCGTCGAAGCGCTTGGACAGCGCAGCCTGCGCATGTATCGGCGTGACGAAGCCTATGCGCCGCCTGCCGTCAATCCGCTCTGGCCCGACTATACGCCGGGCGTCGCCACCGACCTCTTGTACTTGCGCGCCTGCACCATCTTTGGCGGCGCGAAGGAAGTACAAAAGAACATTATCGCCAAACTCGCATTCGGACTATAA
- a CDS encoding acyl-CoA dehydrogenase family protein: MDFNLSDEQRMLVDGAQRYIRERYSLDAKRAAAKTEEGFSREHWEKFAELGWLAMGIPEDCGGMGGSPVDIALLMEQLGAGLVAEPVLDTAILAGTLLAQASGSQRAIDLLGDIAAGEKIVVLAHMERAGRSEYDTPVSARAKRSGEGWQLSGIKHRVWHGASADCLLITVRLGETNEIGVLAVDRNAPGVDLTVYEMLDGTHAADIRFDAVELDSSALILRGPAVDDALAVAFDHTVLAMTSSAIGSMDAVMAMTGEYLKTRVQYGQPLAKFQALQHRMSEMFVETDQARSIVYRALAALESGDAQERATAVSSAKSLVARACRFVTGHGIQLHGAIGTTEEYAVGHHYRAMLMYDYRFGDATYHLERSAGLLPRIA, encoded by the coding sequence ATGGACTTTAATCTTTCAGATGAACAAAGGATGCTGGTCGACGGCGCGCAGCGTTATATCCGCGAACGTTACAGTCTTGACGCAAAACGTGCGGCCGCCAAGACCGAGGAAGGTTTCTCCCGCGAACATTGGGAAAAATTTGCCGAACTCGGCTGGTTGGCCATGGGCATACCCGAAGACTGCGGTGGCATGGGCGGTAGCCCGGTCGATATTGCCTTGCTGATGGAACAACTCGGTGCTGGCCTCGTGGCCGAGCCAGTGCTTGATACTGCCATTCTTGCCGGCACACTGCTTGCTCAGGCAAGCGGGTCGCAGCGCGCCATCGATCTGCTCGGTGATATCGCGGCCGGCGAGAAGATTGTCGTACTCGCGCATATGGAACGGGCGGGTCGCAGCGAATATGACACTCCGGTCAGCGCCCGCGCCAAACGCAGCGGTGAAGGATGGCAGTTGTCCGGCATCAAGCATCGGGTCTGGCATGGTGCATCCGCCGACTGCCTGCTGATCACCGTGCGACTGGGCGAAACCAATGAAATCGGCGTGCTGGCAGTCGACCGCAATGCACCCGGCGTTGACCTGACCGTCTATGAAATGCTGGACGGCACACATGCTGCCGACATCCGCTTCGATGCGGTGGAACTGGATAGCAGCGCACTGATACTGCGTGGACCCGCCGTCGACGACGCCCTTGCCGTCGCTTTTGACCATACCGTACTGGCAATGACTTCATCCGCGATTGGTTCAATGGATGCCGTCATGGCAATGACAGGCGAATACCTGAAAACGCGTGTGCAGTACGGACAGCCTCTGGCGAAGTTCCAGGCCCTGCAGCATCGCATGTCGGAAATGTTTGTCGAGACGGATCAGGCCCGCTCTATTGTCTATCGTGCTCTCGCAGCGCTTGAATCGGGCGATGCGCAGGAGCGTGCGACCGCAGTCTCGTCCGCCAAGTCTCTCGTGGCGCGTGCATGCCGTTTCGTCACCGGACATGGCATCCAATTGCATGGCGCTATCGGCACCACCGAGGAATATGCAGTCGGACATCACTACCGCGCGATGCTGATGTATGACTATCGCTTCGGCGACGCGACGTATCACCTCGAACGCAGCGCCGGCCTGCTTCCCCGCATCGCTTAA
- a CDS encoding long-chain-fatty-acid--CoA ligase, which yields MHSYLPLSFADDLEHNARWYGKLPAYIQDDRQITHAGLLARAKLLGSALYKAGARRQDRVGMLSMNSIEYGEVMAATQWSGFILSTVNFRLAAPEMDFIINDGAPRIMIFEAQYLSLMEELRPRLRSVRKYVCIGGQTEWAQSYDDFIATGDAEGPPLRAREEDIACLIYTSGTTGRPKGCIWGHRELRQLAQVDNWLSNMEQTERGLIVMPMFHIGGLIISLSLHFRGASVYLHRQFDPAEVLKAIERDRLTFLLLAPTMVQMVLDEPAVVTTDTSSVRMIMYSAAPMPLPVLKKAIEVFDCRFVNLYGQTEICMFCLSPTQHLPNGTEKERQRLTSVGNPYPNLRAKVVDDDDNECPPNVSGEIVAQSGAMFRGYWNNHVATIETLRNGWVHTGDVGKIDEDGFLFLVDRKKDMIISGGENIYSREVEEAVLRHPFVSECAVIGIPDPKWGESVCAVITLKNGQTVTEAEVIEHARTQIASYKKPKKVIVVEALPKLVTGKVNKIALREQYDVSA from the coding sequence ATGCATTCGTATCTTCCGCTGTCATTTGCCGACGACCTCGAACATAACGCACGCTGGTATGGCAAGCTGCCGGCCTATATACAAGACGACCGCCAGATTACCCACGCCGGCCTGCTGGCGCGTGCCAAATTGCTTGGCTCTGCGCTGTACAAGGCGGGTGCGCGGCGCCAGGACCGCGTCGGTATGCTGTCGATGAATTCCATCGAATACGGCGAAGTCATGGCCGCGACCCAGTGGTCGGGTTTTATTCTATCTACAGTCAACTTCCGCTTGGCCGCGCCGGAGATGGATTTCATCATCAATGATGGCGCACCGCGCATCATGATTTTCGAGGCACAATACTTGTCGCTGATGGAAGAGCTGCGGCCCAGGCTGCGCAGCGTCAGGAAGTATGTCTGCATCGGCGGACAAACGGAATGGGCGCAAAGCTACGATGACTTTATTGCTACCGGCGACGCCGAAGGTCCGCCGCTGCGCGCGCGCGAAGAAGATATTGCCTGCCTGATCTATACCAGCGGCACCACCGGCCGGCCCAAGGGCTGCATCTGGGGACACCGCGAATTGCGTCAGCTGGCGCAAGTCGACAACTGGTTGTCGAACATGGAACAAACCGAACGCGGCCTTATCGTCATGCCCATGTTCCACATCGGCGGGCTGATCATCAGCCTGTCGCTGCACTTCAGAGGGGCAAGCGTTTATCTGCATCGCCAGTTCGATCCGGCGGAAGTACTCAAGGCCATCGAGCGCGACCGCCTTACCTTCCTGCTGCTTGCACCGACCATGGTGCAGATGGTGCTGGACGAACCGGCTGTTGTCACGACGGACACGTCGAGCGTGCGCATGATCATGTATTCCGCCGCGCCCATGCCCTTGCCGGTATTGAAAAAGGCAATCGAGGTGTTCGACTGCCGTTTCGTGAACCTGTATGGTCAGACCGAGATCTGCATGTTCTGCCTGTCGCCGACGCAGCACCTGCCCAACGGCACGGAGAAAGAACGTCAGCGTCTGACCTCGGTCGGAAATCCTTATCCGAACCTGCGCGCCAAGGTTGTGGATGACGACGACAATGAATGCCCGCCTAACGTTTCGGGTGAGATCGTCGCGCAAAGCGGCGCCATGTTTCGCGGCTACTGGAACAATCATGTGGCGACCATCGAGACGTTGCGCAACGGCTGGGTGCATACCGGCGATGTCGGCAAGATCGATGAAGACGGTTTCCTGTTCCTGGTCGACCGCAAGAAGGATATGATCATCTCAGGCGGTGAGAATATTTACTCGCGCGAGGTTGAAGAAGCGGTGCTGCGCCATCCATTCGTTTCTGAATGTGCCGTGATCGGCATCCCCGATCCCAAGTGGGGTGAATCGGTATGTGCCGTCATTACCCTTAAAAATGGGCAGACCGTGACGGAAGCCGAGGTCATCGAACATGCCCGCACACAGATCGCCAGCTACAAGAAGCCCAAAAAAGTGATCGTCGTGGAAGCCTTGCCAAAGCTGGTGACAGGCAAGGTCAACAAAATAGCATTGCGAGAACAGTACGACGTTTCGGCCTGA
- a CDS encoding substrate-binding domain-containing protein, with protein sequence MNKNKPLILYRHILLCILLAASSTAIASATRIVAAGSEYLNIVFSRLGNADLSVVLEYTNAQTDNALSAVEKGHADFAVIDTAMTRQSLEEKKLLQFPIMSTAVVPIFNLSNLQTNALTLNAPVLADIMAGNITSWSSPAIRKLNPQVELPALPITRVIRKENSGTTAAMSAYLSNGSESFRKNHGVFHDARWDGAAIQVPDAVAVARKVSATPGAISYIELDIGNQSGARFIQLRQPGGSTVTADYGYLRAAGFSMRGEYTTERDNSLLVMNHEESWPIMVPIYVVIRDGDANADKVKAIQQFFLNCFKNDWVIEQYGFVPLPSSLQARAVSLIHRMNKRSPKAQPINR encoded by the coding sequence ATGAACAAAAACAAGCCCCTGATTCTTTACCGTCACATCCTGCTATGCATTCTGCTCGCCGCCAGTTCGACTGCCATAGCGTCAGCAACCCGCATTGTTGCAGCAGGAAGCGAATATCTGAATATTGTGTTCTCCAGGCTGGGAAACGCCGACTTATCCGTCGTGCTGGAATATACCAACGCACAAACGGACAATGCTTTATCTGCTGTCGAAAAAGGCCATGCTGATTTTGCGGTGATCGATACTGCAATGACCCGGCAAAGCCTGGAGGAAAAGAAATTACTTCAATTCCCGATCATGTCCACCGCTGTCGTGCCCATATTCAACTTGTCGAACCTTCAGACAAATGCTCTCACGCTCAATGCACCAGTGCTTGCCGACATAATGGCCGGTAATATAACAAGCTGGAGTTCACCTGCGATTCGCAAGTTAAATCCGCAGGTGGAGTTGCCCGCGCTTCCGATTACTCGCGTCATCAGAAAAGAGAATTCTGGCACTACCGCAGCAATGTCCGCTTATCTTTCCAATGGATCGGAATCATTCCGAAAAAATCATGGTGTCTTTCACGACGCCCGCTGGGACGGAGCTGCTATACAAGTGCCAGATGCTGTTGCAGTGGCTAGAAAAGTAAGCGCTACGCCGGGCGCCATCTCCTACATTGAGCTGGACATCGGCAACCAGTCCGGAGCCCGTTTTATCCAGTTAAGGCAACCGGGCGGCTCCACCGTCACGGCGGATTACGGCTATCTCAGGGCGGCCGGCTTTAGCATGCGCGGTGAATATACTACCGAGCGGGATAATTCTCTGCTGGTCATGAACCATGAGGAAAGCTGGCCCATCATGGTTCCCATTTATGTCGTGATACGAGATGGCGATGCGAACGCTGACAAAGTAAAGGCGATACAACAGTTCTTTTTGAACTGCTTTAAGAACGATTGGGTTATCGAGCAATACGGCTTTGTTCCTTTGCCGTCGTCGCTTCAGGCCAGAGCAGTCTCGCTTATTCATCGGATGAATAAGCGGAGTCCGAAAGCTCAGCCGATTAACCGTTAA
- a CDS encoding glutathione peroxidase — protein sequence MSTELYDVPFRRISGEQITLGEYRGKVLLLVNVASKCGLTPQYNGLEKLYEDKQAAGLVVVGFPANDFGAQEPGSNDEIVEFCAANFGVKFPMTEKISVKGEQQHPLYQLLVSSKPTATETRPGAMRNKLASYGFKQNNPSDVLWNFEKFLIGRNGDVVGRFAPDVAPDDPVLLAAIEKELG from the coding sequence ATGAGTACAGAACTCTATGACGTTCCGTTTCGTCGCATCAGCGGCGAGCAGATCACGCTTGGCGAATACCGGGGCAAGGTCTTGCTGCTGGTGAATGTCGCCTCCAAGTGCGGATTGACGCCGCAATACAATGGGCTGGAAAAATTGTATGAAGACAAACAGGCTGCCGGGCTGGTTGTAGTCGGCTTTCCCGCAAACGATTTTGGAGCTCAGGAGCCGGGCTCCAATGACGAGATCGTGGAATTTTGCGCGGCTAATTTCGGCGTCAAATTTCCAATGACGGAAAAAATTTCAGTAAAGGGCGAACAGCAGCACCCGCTCTACCAACTGCTGGTAAGTTCGAAGCCGACGGCGACCGAAACCCGACCCGGTGCAATGCGCAACAAACTGGCAAGCTATGGATTCAAACAGAATAATCCTTCAGACGTATTGTGGAACTTTGAAAAATTCCTGATCGGGCGCAATGGCGACGTGGTGGGGCGCTTCGCACCGGATGTCGCGCCCGACGATCCGGTTCTGCTTGCCGCAATCGAGAAAGAACTCGGCTGA